The genomic stretch AAACAAGCGTCCCTTTGGCCCTCGAAAAAAGATGGTGTCCCCGATTTTCATGTTCTCCAAATACTGAGTCATCTTCCCCCCTTCAGGATATTGGGGGTGTACATTTTTGAAGTAGATCTGAAAAGCAAGGCAGCACTGCTTTCACATTCCCAGACACAACGCCACAGCCACGCACAACTAGAAAACGCATTTACTGCTGGAAGCTTTGCAGAGAAAGTGTTCTGCTCTCTCAATTGCTGTATGCAATCCCTGAAGATGAAGCTGCCACAAGGTTAACTGTAGCTTCACTGCTGGAAAGCCCTGTCTAGGGCATATAGTCCCCTCAGAGAAAAAGCActgcccctccaccccaccaccctCAATAGGCTTGGAAGCACGAGGTAGCCAGATATGGTGGGCACTATTTACCTTTATAATTAGGTCCACAAAGCCTCTGTCATCATCACTGGAAACAGGCGTGTAAGCCCTGACCACCAATTCATTATCAATTTTTGCCAAGAGCTGGACATAGTTACCTGTAGCAAAGGTATCAAGCACTGAGTCAAAGCATACTTAGCTTAAATAAGGCCCAGGAATAAAGGACTGAGCCTCAGTGAAGGGAGCAAATGCTGGGGCAGAATGTTAAGAGGGATGGGAAGAACAGAGCAGGGAAGGAGCCCAAATATGGGATGCCCGGATCCTAGGCCTGCCCTGCCTCCCTGTGCTACCCTAGGCAAGTCACCTCATCTCTCTGGGTTTtggtctcttcatctgtaaaatggggatgatatgTCTGCCCACCTGTGATCATAGTGTAACTGCTTTTTGGAGCAGGAAAAGATCATTAAAGTTGGAGAGTGAgtattaaaaattacagaaaggggtcagacatggtagctcacgcctgtaatcccagcccggaggcgggtggattgcttgagctcaggagttcgagaccagcctgggcaacatggcaaaaccccatctctacaaaaaaatacaaaaaattagccaggtgtggtggtgcacacccatagtctcagctacttgggaggttgaggtgggagcatcacctgagcccaggaggttgaggctgcagtgagctgagactgccactgccttccagcctggacgacagaatgagaccctgtctcaaaaaaaaaaaaaaaaaattacagaaaggaGTATTTGTCTATTCAAGAAAAATACGTGGCCTTCACAAACTCATTTCTTCCTAAACTGGATGTATCACTGGGGTCTGTGAATAAATTACAACTACTCTATCTGTATCCTGGTACTAGGCACAGAGCAGGCCTGGGCTCACAGATACTACAGGGCCCTCGGATTTGGGTACCCATGGAGCAAATGAAGCAACAATATCATGTCTTCCTGGCCTATGGCCTTGTGAGGAGTAGCAGTGAAGTTTTAAACCATGTAACTCTGCCCTTCCTGGGTAGAATTCAATAAACCAGGTGTGGCCAGAGACCTATGGATCATGACTACATCCCACTGTCAGATGATACACTGTGCAGCTACGACCTGTTGGATCCAAAATGTGAGACTCAAATTACTAAGGCAATTAGTGGCAGGGACAGGAATGCAATCAAGAGATACTAAGAGCTAGAGGCAAGAGAAAGTTTTGTAACCCTAATCCTAACCCTTGACTAACTTCCTGTATGTAGTCAGTTTCTACTCCCTCAGAAACTGAGTGGACAACATACAGGAAATTAGTCAAGAGACAAGGAAGATGGAACAGAGATATGGATAGAAACCAAGACCTAaggtgcagggaggaggaggaggcaggaggagaaaaaagCTGGCAGAGTAGGCACTAGAGGGGCTGGTCCCTGAAGCTGATTCAAGGGGATGAGCCAAGTCTTTGAGGAGCCAACACTCTGGGCTCAACAGGCTCAATGACTCTGGTCATGGTCCCTCTGGGCACCAGGGATACCCAGGAATAAGTGCCTGAAACACCTAGCTTCCTTCTGAGAACCTGAAACTGGAAACCTGGAAAGGCTCTTTCATATGCAGCCACCTAGGCCTGGCCTGAGGGTGTCCCCAGGGCAAATGGGGCTCCCTGGGTGGTCCTTCAGGCCCCATCTCTAACTGGCTTCACTTCCACTGAGCTGGGACAAAACAGCGAACTCTGAGGCCTCATATTAGACTCTCCCAGAAGCCTCTAGATTACCTTGTCCCACTAACTTTGCACGGCCTAGGCCAAGGCTGAGGAGATAGTGGGTCAAGGCAGTTTCTAAGCAATTCTCTATCTCaaagtttttcattcttttaggcTTCCTGCCAACAGGAGCGGCCTGACAGGCCGAGCAGGGAGCTGGGAGACCGCACGCACAACACTGAGCTCTCGTGCATAGAGACGGAGTgagggaacagcaaggaggcTCAGGGGCCCAGCCAGCTGGCTAGAGTGTAATCTCACCACCTGACAGAGCTGAGGTCAAGGTTTTGTTCTGTGCACATAAGACAAATAGGCCATGGAGTAGGATCCACCAGGCATGCAAGCAGCACTAGCAGATTATACAAAGCTGCTCTGAATCCCTGATCCTAGCAGTTTTCTACTGCACTAAGACTGACTCAGCTATCTAGTGGTGTTATAGATTAGAAATGGGATAACTCAATTCTAGGACTCCTAGGGCTGGAATCTGCAACTCCTAGGGCTGGTCCCTCCTTATGTGGGTCTGAGGCACCTGCAGAGAAGCTAAGTGACCTTGGGGGCAGGGCACACCTGACTCATTCCTGCCTACCTGCACATTCTGGGCCTTTCTCCTGACCATTGGTTCCTCCCATCCCTCCCAGGTGCACGATACTTTGCAGTTTCTGAATTTTCATATCCATCAGTCACTCTACTTTCACAACAACCCAAGTGAGGTAGACAGGCAGGCCTGGGAAATCCCATTTCatagactgaggctcagagagattgacGGACTTCCCTAAAGTTCCCCAGCAAGGAGCCTTCCATGAGATTTTAGGCCTTTTGGCTCTAGGTTCAGTTCTTTTCAATGCTCACTGAGGTACCAGTCTTGTGTCAGCCCAGTCggaataatgaagaaaagaaattttctgtCCCACATCCATCCCCCTATCTCCCTGAGCTCACAGGCTCAGGAGGAGCAAGAAGGCATCTTCCACACCTCAGGACGTGGGAAACCTGTGTTTCTGTTAGGAGAGGAGGGCCTAGCCCCCAGAGGCCCCAGTCCTGGTGATGACCCAAGCCCGGCTCACCTACGGGAAGCCCTAAGGCATGGTCCGGCGAAGGCAGTCCAAAGCGGAACCTCCGGGTGTTGTGGCTGATTttctaataaaacaaaacatataggCAGGTTCTGTCAGCTTTCTAGAAGCCTTGCTGGGCAGCTGAGATGCCTGAGAAAGGAGGTCCGTTTGGTGCTattccagcacacacacacagggcgGCAGGGAGTGAACTGGAGGCCACGAGGTGACTGTCTGGATGCCCTGCCATCCCAGCCATCATCCACTTACTGCCTTCCACCCACAGGGCTGACCCATTACCTCTTTCTCAATCAAGGGCAGCGGGTACTTGGCTTCAGGGTCCTGTAAGGTGATTGGCTCTCTCCTCCTGGAGTTCATGCTCTTCAGGACCAACACGAGCACAGTGACCCCAATGACGGTGATGGTCAGGAGCAGGGACGGGTCCTGGCAGACACAATGTGAGCAGAGCACCTCAGGTCTTGCCCGCCCTGGACAGGGCAGCTCTCAGGCGCAGCATACCCTCCCCACACCAAAGGCACAGAAGCTGAGCTCTGCCTGAAGGAAATAGGCAAAGAGAACGGTAGCAACACAGAAGGCGGCTGGGACAGCCTGTGGTGGACCAGAGGGTAGGGAGGGGTCAGCTGCAGGTCACACAGGAAGGATGATGTTTCAGGCCCCTGGACCAGGCCACACACATGGCCTGGGGTGCTCAGGTCACTAGGCCCCTCCTGGCTACAGCCAAAAGTTCATACACTGGAAGTCCCTTCCTTGAGGTGAAGGGGGAGGACATTACCCCTAACACAATCCGGAATGAGGGGCCCAGTCCCTAAAGACAGAACTAGGGTGAGTAGCTTTAAGAGATGCCCCGTGACTTAGGGCCTGGGAACTCCCCAACAGTCTCCTGGACAGGGCGAAGGGGGCCTGGGCACTCAACTGCCAGAGACTCGGCCAGCCTCCCCACATCTGTCCCTACCCCACAAGGCCGGCCTGCTCCTCTCCCAACGCAAGCCCGACAGGGAAAGTTGCCTCTCCTCCCGCCGGGCCACTGGAGTCTCAGCCCTCACCACGCCTTCCGGAATCCGAGCCGGCCCGCCCCGCTCCCCGCCCTTCGCGGTCCCGCCCACGACCTCTCCCCAGCCTCTCGCTCCCGCTCCCAGCCTCCGGGTCGGACGCTCCCGGCTCTAGCCGGCCTCCGCGCCTCCGGCCTCTTTCCTTCCGGCCGACCTGACGGAGATATTTCTTAAATACTCCATAAATACACCCCACCGCGGAACCCACCCGGAGTGAGACGCCCAACATGTCGTCGAACTGGGGTTGGCCAGGGGCCGGTGCGCGGCTCCCCACGCGGGCCCGCAGACTCATGGCGTTGCCCTGCAGCTCCACCTGGCCGACGGGGAACCGGCCGAGACCAGGACACGCGCGCCGAGGAGGACAGAGGCGCGGGCGGATCCCGCAGGTTGGGACCTCGGCAGCTGGCCCGCTCCCCGAGAAGGACGGTGGTCGGGGGGCTCTCACTCGCGAGCCGCTGGCTCTGGGTCAGCCCTGCCCCCAGGGCAACGCTCGATCCTGAGGCTGGCGGGGCGCTGAGCCAGGGCGTCCTCGTTCCTGCGCTGCCCCTCTGCATCCTGGCCCCTTCCCTGCCCACGCAGAGCTGCCACACCGAGCGCCCCTCAGCTTACTTAAACTTGGCAAGGCTGGAAGAAGGCCGTCTGGGTGACCGGGCGGAGGGGGATGCTGGTGAAGGAAGAATTCAGGCAGCTGCAAAGAGCGCGAGTATATTCATTCAACATGCCTCATGGGCGCCTACTCTGGGCCAGGTCCGGGGCGGGTGTTTGCGGGGTGGGGCCGAAGCAGGGGCGTCGCCGAGTTGAAGACATTTACTCAGAGCGCTCCTGCGTCCATTCAATCGCTGGTTGGAGAGAGGAAGGACAAGAGCCCTGCGCCGATCTGAGGGGAGCAGAATAGTAGGCACAGTTAGAGGGTCTTCATGGTGCATTTCGGAACCTTGGCTGCCCCGCTCACCCTTGATTACAGGCAAAGGCAAATTCTTGCCTCAGGACCTGTGTGAAACGGAGCAGCCCAGAAGCAGATCCCCACCTGTTTGACtctgctagggctgctgtaacaaagtgccacagactgAGCGGCttgaacaacaaaaatttattgtctcacaggtCTGGGGGCTgggagtccaaaatcaaggtgtgggcagagtgggttccttctgagggctgtgagggaaggatctgttccatgcctctcctaGGTTTGTAGGAGAGGGGCTAGGAGAAGGGGCATCTTCTTCCTATGTCTCCACATTTTCATCCCTCTGTGTGTCCCTgcgtccaaatttccccttttatgaagacaccagtcatattcaATTAGGGTCCATCCTAATGACTttgttttaacttgattacctatGTAAAGGCTCTAccttcaaataaggtcacatccttaggtactgggggttagggcttcaacataagaatCAGGGTGAAAACAATAACCCATAACACTTTACCAACCCTTATCCCCAAAACACACACCACCACAGGCTCAAAAATTCTTGCTgcgtgaatgaataaacaaacttaattttctctctttgacttAATCAAATGCCTTTACTTTTGATTTACCTGCAGGTACTTGGATATTATtgtcagatattttaatttttgacaatGCGATAAGTGTAAAATGATGTATTAGGAATCCAATTTGCATTACCTAATAACTGCTAATAAGGTTGAACacctttcatatatttatttcccATGGAgtttccttttcagaaaaaaaaaaaaaaagcctgctcatgatttttgctcatttttctgttgagttgtctttttcttactgattttttaggagttttatatatattttagatatccCTTCTTTGCCAGTTACATGAGTTACAAATGTTTTCTCGTAATttgtaacttattttttcttttttctttctttcttttctgtcccacTTTTGTGTGGTGTAGTCTGATGAATAGAAATTTGAATTGCAGTGTAACCAAATATACCAATCTTCAATTTTTTTACCTTTATGGTTAGTGATTTTTGTGACTTACGTCTATTTCTACCCAAGCCCTTAAAGATATTCTATATTTTCCCTACAAGATTTaaagattttcctttcacatttaagTTTTTCAACCACTTGGAATTGATTTCTGTGTAGGATGTGAGGCAGGgatacaatttcatttttctatgtggctaatgtgtttttttcagtaacatttattgaattgctCACACCTGGCCACTGACCTGCTACCCCTGTCCTATATCAGTTTTCATAGGTGTGTGAGTCTAGCTCCGGCCTCCCATTTCTCTTATGTTATCTAGTTGCCCAACCTTGTTgcaataccacactgttttagtTACAGTAGTTTATAACAAATGTTTATGTCTTTCATTCTTATACATTGTTTGGATCTCAGGTCAGATATCACACCCTTGGAGATGCCTGCTGTGATCCCCCAACTTAAGTACATGTACATATTATAATCTGTTAAGTTTAActtaaagctgcctccttacatattttagttTCACCCTAAAAGTTTCTTCATACATAGTGAACTGTAATCTACTCTTGTATCAATCATGGAGTTTCAGCCCATTATAGGCAGCCAACTGTTCAACTGTTAAAATAAGGCAAATgatgagctgtaaccaatcccgCTGTTTATGTACTTCACTTATGTTTTCTGTACGTCACTTTCCTGTTTCTGTCCATAAGTATTATGCAACCACATGGCAGCCCCAGAGTTGCTCTGAACCTGTTCTGGTTCTTAGGGTTGCCTGATTCATAACTTGatttttgctcaattaaactctgttaaatttaattttttcttttcttttaaccaTTCTattcatagctttttttttcttttttcaaagaaaaagtctcattctgttgcccaggctggagtacaatggcatgatcatagatcactacaaccttgaactcccCGGCTCAAGCtagcctccagcctcagcctctgagtagcaaGGACTGTtgccatcatgcctgggtaatttttatattttttgtagagataagggtctcactttgttgcacaGGGTGGAGCAATGGCTATTCACAAGTATGATCATTGCACAgtacagcctggaactcctagtctcaagggATCtttcctctttggcctcccaaagtcctgagattttaggtgtgagctaccacacccggccctatTCGTAGCTTTTACTTTAGTTTGTAATTGTGCATTTGAACAGTGCATTATTAAATGACTGACTTTCACACTAGTCCGGAAGTTCCTTTATAGCAGACACCTTGTTTTCCTAGGGTTTAGCACACTGACTGTCACAAAGacaacattcaataaatatttaatgaacaaatgaattcatCTCTGCCTTATAGCATTTAGCACATATTATAGACACGACATACTTTCTTCACCTAGGAGAGGAATAATCCTTTCCATCACACTCTGTCGCCCTTCCTTGCTTAATTTGTCTCCATATGATGTATTTTTTTACCTATACgacatattttacttatttgttaagCATCAGATATATTTTTTTACGTATACgacatattttacttatttgttacaTAGAAtgtaagtgtattagtccattcccatgctgctataaggacatacctgagactggctaatttacagaggaaaaaggtttaattgactcacagttcagcttggctggggaggcctcaggaaacgtacaCAATCATGGCGAAAGGGGAAGCGAACACAttcttcttcacagggcagcaggaaagagaagtgctgagcaaaaggggaaaagcccgttataaaaccatcagatcttgtaagaactcactccCTATCACAACAGCCTGAGGGGAATTGCCCTCATGATTCATGATTCAaccacctcccaccgggtccctcccacaatatatGGAGataatgggaactacaattcaagttgagatttggatgaggacacagccaaaccgtatcagtaaGCTTCATGAAGATAGGGGTTACTTTGTCTGTTTTAACTACTGCTATAtccctagaacagtgtctggcaattggtagatgctcaataaatacttattgcatgtatgaatgaatgaacaaacattGTTTTCTCCCTTCGACTCTGTCAAAAGCCTTTACTTTTGGCTTTGAAATCCAGAGGCACCTCACCTTTTCCTGTGGTTTTCTTAGTAGTTTGTTTCTACCCTTCATTCTTCCCTCTCATTTTCTCTGCCTGTTCCCTCTGTGTTATTAGAGAGGCAGATAGCAAGCACATTCTCTTTATTCATTCTTGGAGCAAGATAAA from Nomascus leucogenys isolate Asia chromosome 15, Asia_NLE_v1, whole genome shotgun sequence encodes the following:
- the LOC100607627 gene encoding NADH-cytochrome b5 reductase 2 isoform X1, translating into MSLRARVGSRAPAPGQPQFDDMLGVSLRDPSLLLTITVIGVTVLVLVLKSMNSRRREPITLQDPEAKYPLPLIEKEKISHNTRRFRFGLPSPDHALGLPVGNYVQLLAKIDNELVVRAYTPVSSDDDRGFVDLIIKIYFKNVHPQYPEGGKMTQYLENMKIGDTIFFRGPKGRLFYHGPGNLGIRPDQTSEPKNKLADHLGMIAGGTGITPMLQLIRHITKDPSDRTRMSLIFANQTEEDILVRKELEEMARTHPDQFDLWYTLDRPPIGWKYSSGFVTADMIKEHLPPPGKSTLILVCGPPPLIQTAAHPNLEKLGYTQDMIFTY